One region of Erythrolamprus reginae isolate rEryReg1 chromosome 8, rEryReg1.hap1, whole genome shotgun sequence genomic DNA includes:
- the CAMTA1 gene encoding calmodulin-binding transcription activator 1 isoform X2, producing MFHGIKWTCSNGNNSSGFSVEQLVQQILDSHQTKPQPRTHNCLCTGNLGAGSSVHHKCNSAKHRIISPKVEPRSGGYSAHSEVQNNDVSEGKNEHSHSKSCNREKRNGKVAKPVLLHQNSTEVSSTNQVEVPDTTQNSPVSISSGLNSDPDVADSPAVTGVSSMAVASVMGNLSQNATVFMSDISSEAVYTMSPTAGPNQHLLSSDATAQGLVLAVSSDGHKFTFPTASSSDGLSMLPASVSEELVLSTTLDTNRKIPETTMNFDPDCFLNNPKQGQTYGGGGPKGEGLNANIRQSPTSDRGFNFNTALAKEIKIEDTSFEQQMAKEAFSSSSSSNSLTLNTVSSLLPSGGGLSPSTTLEQMDFSAIDSNKDYTSGFNQAVQSPHVHQTPSPSFFLQDSSKAIPLEQNTHSSLNDAGGSFVTPLALPNVKTEASSQNTSNCNGTVEARIEATSSLQLMQFQANFPSIAAEGEVPMETSQQAEGNENLLKSGELQSCGAEHYMPPEANTSLRNGGSLPILQGNMVQGLYPVAHPGLNNSSNMELSLDHFDISFSNQFSDLINDFISVEGGNNALYGHQLVSGENPGMSQTEETNRAAYSQAEMCIPCCSPQQANLNLSNPENGASPMTYMHVTEVVSAAAAAVQGTLGMLQQSGRLFMVTDYSPEWSYPEGGVKVLITGSWQEASNNYNCLFDQISVPASLIQPGVLRCYCPAHDTGLVTLQVAFNNQIISNSVVFEYKARALPTLPSSQHDWLSLDDNQFRMSILERLEQMERRMAEMTTIQQHKTGGGNSSANGGSQAQCISEAATLGTCFESRVVVVCEKMMSRACWAKSKHLIHSKTFRGMTLLHLAAAQGYATLIQTLLKWRTKHADSIDLELEVDPLNVDHFSCTPLMWACALGHTDAAVVLYKWDRRAISIPDSLGRLPLTIARSRGHVKLAECLEQLQREEQAQLRPSPRVPSCPPQEEPVGGGDDNWTSQWPGKPVASQDQLKGITMISNVNTELRRPRSEPSSYYSSESQKDYPAPKKHKLNPEYFSTRQEKLLSTALSLEQPSSRKPISGAKPSLLETINPRHGGTDYAREVVPDLSGYRSSKWRPKETYLGLSPTQVSGSPKGLASLGKDPGAQRLHPREQMNVVMMADREVSEVELLSFRESAEVENCLPHMDDLQVTMMTLAEHIIEATPERIKQENFVPAEEAPQTERTESTAISTSMSWLASYLADMDRLPNAAQIRSLYGGCLTPSPHTSRSPSGSPVNAMAFEKPSLPSATDWSEFLSASAGDKVENEFAQLTLSDHEQRELYEAAKLVQTVFRKYKGRPLRDQQEVAAAVIQRCYRKYKQYALYKKMIQAAILIQSKFRSYYEQKRFQQSRRAAVLIQQFYRSYKEFGKRKQNRRTTALMQQKLRSSLLTKKQDQAARKIMRFLQRCRHRAKDSKKELEERDCSDDNIP from the exons ATGT TTCACGGCATCAAATGGACATGCAGCAATGGGAACAACAGCTCCGGTTTTTCGGTGGAGCAGCTGGTACAACAGATCCTGGACAGCCACCAAACGAAGCCGCAACCTCGGACACACAACTGCCTCTGCACCGGCAACCTCG GGGCCGGGAGCAGCGTGCATCACAAGTGCAACAGTGCCAAACACCGCATCATCTCCCCCAAGGTCGAGCCGCGGTCGGGGGGCTACAGCGCCCACTCAGAGGTGCAGAACAATGATGTCTCGGAGGGCAAGAACGAACACAGCCACAGCAAATCCTGCAACCGGGAGAAAAGGAACGGCAAAGTGGCCAAACCCGTCCTGCTGCATCAGAACAGCACCGAGGTCTCCTCAACGAACCAAGTGGAAGTACCGGACACGACCCAAAATTCTCCTGTCTCCATCAGCAGCGGATTAAATAGCGACCCGGACGTAGCAGACAGCCCAGCCGTGACTGGCGTCTCCAGCATGGCGGTCGCGTCGGTGATGGGGAACTTGTCTCAAAATGCCACCGTCTTCATGTCCGATATTAGCAGCGAGGCTGTCTACACAATGTCCCCCACCGCTGGGCCGAACCAACACCTCCTCTCCTCCGACGCGACCGCCCAAGGGCTGGTGCTGGCAGTCAGTTCCGACGGACACAAGTTCACCTTCCCGACCGCCAGTAGCTCCGACGGACTCTCCATGCTGCCCGCCAGCGTCTCCGAAGAACTCGTGCTCTCCACCACTCTCGACACCAACCGGAAGATCCCGGAAACCACCATGAATTTCGACCCGGATTGCTTCCTTAACAACCCCAAGCAAGGGCAGACGTACGGCGGAGGAGGGCCCAAAGGAGAAGGTCTCAATGCCAACATCCGACAATCACCCACCTCGGACCGGGGCTTCAACTTCAACACGGCCCTCGCCAAGGAGATCAAGATCGAAGACACGTCCTTTGAGCAGCAGATGGCCAAAGAAGCTTTCTCGTCTTCGTCCTCCTCAAACTCACTGACCTTGAACACGGTGTCCAGCCTTCTACCCTCAGGTGGGGGACTCAGCCCCAGCACCACTCTGGAACAGATGGATTTCAGCGCGATCGACTCCAACAAGGACTACACCTCGGGGTTTAATCAAGCGGTACAGAGTCCCCACGTCCACCAAACTCCTTCCCCTAGCTTCTTCCTGCAAGACAGCAGCAAAGCTATCCCCCTGGAGCAAAACACCCACAGCAGCCTGAACGACGCCGGGGGCTCTTTTGTCACGCCTCTGGCTCTCCCCAATGTCAAGACGGAGGCCTCCTCCCAGAACACCTCCAACTGCAACGGTACGGTAGAGGCCCGGATCGAGGCCACCTCTTCGCTGCAACTCATGCAGTTCCAGGCCAACTTTCCATCCATCGCGGCTGAAGGGGAAGTCCCGATGGAGACCTCGCAGCAGGCAGAAGGGAACGAGAACCTCCTGAAATCCGGGGAGCTCCAGTCCTGCGGGGCGGAACACTACATGCCGCCCGAGGCCAACACCAGCTTGAGGAACGGAGGGAGCCTCCCCATCCTGCAGGGGAACATGGTACAGGGCCTCTACCCCGTGGCCCACCCGGGCTTGAACAACTCGTCCAACATGGAGCTCAGCTTGGATCACTTCGACATCTCCTTCAGCAACCAGTTTTCGGATTTGATCAACGATTTCATTTCAGTGGAAGGGGGCAACAACGCCTTGTACGGGCACCAGCTGGTCTCCGGGGAGAACCCCGGCATGTCGCAGACCGAGGAGACCAACCGGGCGGCCTACAGCCAAGCTGAAATGTGCATCCCCTGTTGCAGCCCGCAGCAAGCCAACCTCAACCTCAGTAACCCAGAGAACGGGGCCAGCCCGATGACCTACATGCACGTCACTGAGGTGGTTTCGGCAGCGGCCGCCGCAGTGCAAGGCACCCTGGGCATGCTCCAGCAGAGCGGCCGGCTCTTCATGGTGACCGATTACTCTCCTGAGTGGTCGTACCCTGAG GGCGGCGTCAAAGTCCTGATCACCGGATCCTGGCAAGAAGCCAGCAATAACTACAACTGCCTTTTTGATCAAATCTCCGTGCCGGCTTCGCTGATCCAGCCAGGGGTGCTACGCTGCTACTGCCCAG CTCACGACACCGGTCTCGTCACCCTGCAGGTGGCTTTCAACAACCAGATCATTTCCAATTCGGTGGTTTTCGAATACAAGGCCCGGGCATTGCCAACCCTTCCTTCTTCTCAACACGACTGGCTGTCGCTGGATG ATAACCAGTTCAGGATGTCGATTCTGGAACGGCTGGAACAGATGGAGAGAAGGATGGCGGAGATGACCACAATCCAGCAGCACAAGACCGGCGGCGGCAACAGCAGTGCCAACGGAGGTAGCCAAGCACAG TGCATCTCGGAGGCCGCCACCTTGGGCACCTGCTTCGAGAGCCGCGTGGTGGTGGTGTGTGAGAAGATGATGAGCCGAGCCTGCTGGGCCAAATCCAAACACCTGATCCACTCCAAGACGTTCCGGGGAATGACCCTTTTGCACCTCGCGGCCGCCCAGGGCTACGCTACCCTCATCCAGACGCTGCTCAAATGGCG CACCAAACACGCCGACAGCATCGATCTGGAGCTGGAAGTCGACCCTCTGAACGTCGACCACTTCTCCTGCACGCCGCTG aTGTGGGCCTGCGCTCTGGGTCACACGGACGCCGCCGTGGTCCTTTACAAGTGGGACCGGCGGGCCATCTCCATCCCCGACTCGCTCGGCAGGCTGCCGCTGACCATCGCCCGCTCACGCGGCCACGTGAAACTGGCCGAGTGCCTTGAGCAGCTGCAGAGGGAAGAACAGGCACAGCTCCGGCCGTCCCCTCGCGTCCCTTCCTGCCCTCCACAAGAAGAGCCCGTTGGTGGCGGTGACGACAACTGGACGTCCCAGTGGCCCGGCAAACCCGTCGCCTCTCAGGACCAGCTGAAGGGAATCACGATGATTTCCAACGTGAACACGG aATTGAGACGGCCTCGGTCCGAACCCTCCAGTTACTACAGCAGCGAGAGCCAGAAGGATTACCCAGCCCCCAAAAAACACAAACTGAACCCCGAATATTTCTCCACGAGGCAGGAGAAGCTCCTGTCCACTGCCTTGAGCCTGGAGCAACCCAGCAGCCGGAAGCCGATCTCCGGCGCCAAGCCTTCTCTTCTTGAAACCATCAACCCCAGGCACGGAGGCACGGATTACGCCCGAGAGGTGGTCCCGGATTTGTCTGGCTACCGCAGCTCCAAATGGAGGCCGAAGGAGACCTACCTGGGCTTATCACCCACGCAGGTGTCCGGTAGCCCTAAAGGGCTGGCGTCGTTAGGGAAAGACCCTGGAGCTCAGCGACTACATCCGCGGGAACAGATGAATGTGGTGATGATGGCGGACAGGGAGGTATCCGAAGTGGAATTGCTTTCCTTCCGGGAGAGTGCCGAGGTTGAAAACTGCTTGCCGCACATGGATGATTTGCAG GTCACCATGATGACTCTGGCCGAGCACATCATCGAAGCCACCCCGGAGAGAATCAAACAGGAGAATTTCGTGCCGGCCGAAGAAGCACCCCAAACGGAGAGGACGGAGAGTACCGCCATTAGCACCTCCATGAGCTGGCTGGCTAGTTACCTGGCCGACATGGACCGCTTGCCCAACGCTGCTCAGATAAG AAGTCTGTACGGCGGGTGCCTGACCCCCTCGCCCCACACCAGCCGCAGCCCCTCCGGCTCGCCAGTCAATGCGATGGCTTTTGAGAAGCCCAGCCTCCCTTCGGCAACAGACTGGTCCGAGTTCCTAAGCGCCTCCGCCGGTGACAAGGTGGAAAACGAGTTTGCACAGCTGACTCTCTCTGACCACGAGCAGCGGGAGCTCTACGAAGCCGCTAAGCTGGTCCAGACCGTCTTCAGGAAATACAAA GGACGTCCCCTC